In Eriocheir sinensis breed Jianghai 21 unplaced genomic scaffold, ASM2467909v1 Scaffold89, whole genome shotgun sequence, the following are encoded in one genomic region:
- the LOC126994833 gene encoding uncharacterized protein LOC126994833, which translates to MCSGPHMTEACLAKYKAGESVTALCPNCRRHHHAWSRRCPSRLTIVDRGIQRQECRAAHNPSRPAWTGRSRSRSQRQPAPPGQTTLASQEHFPALPPPGASRGNGAPAVPPPATPPPPPATETNPASTSTPAPPPRPASASVPSAQREQRTPALPPPALPQRVRRRRNRGPRPPLSASAAPLVPPPGRVLVTRAVLEGMLASFALALAGLLQFTPDEAALQVIAKAKVEECFPTVDSLAASPATPLQTPVAALPTAQTRAREDGPPPAGEAQPAPATQTAKPRSHIPVRAAPTRPRIPQPKRMVTPKRRGPAPSRATASVTTPGPSSATGH; encoded by the coding sequence ATGTGCTCGGGGCCGCACATGACGGAGGCCTGCCTTGCGAAATACAAGGCCGGCGAGAGCGTGACCGCCCTCTGCCCCAACTGCCGCCGACATCACCACGCGTGGAGCCGGCGCTGCCCCTCCCGGTTGACAATAGTGGACCGGGGAATCCAGCGGCAGGAGTGCCGTGCGGCGCACAACCCCTCTCGGCCGGCGTGGACCGGGCGGTCCCGCTCGAGGTCCCAGCGTCAGCCCGCCCCACCCGGTCAGACAACGCTCGCCTCCCAGGAGCACTTCCCGGCCCTCCCACCACCGGGAGCATCTCGCGGCAACGGTGCTCCGGCTGTGCCGCCGCCAGCCACGCCTCCTCCACCGCCCGCCACGGAAACAAACCCCGCCTCAACCTCAACACCTGCCCCGCCCCCACGCCCGGCATCCGCCTCGGTCCCCTCCGCGCAGCGGGAGCAACGCACTCCCGCACTGCCTCCACCGGCCCTCCCCCAGCGCGTGAGGCGTCGGAGGAACCGCGGGCCGCGCCCCCCCTTGAGCGCGTCTGCTGCACCCCTGGTCCCTCCTCCCGGCCGTGTCCTGGTCACCAGGGCTGTGCTAGAGGGGATGCTGGCGAGCTTCGCTCTGGCATTAGCCGGCCTCCTACAGTTCACACCGGACGAGGCGGCGCTACAAGTCATCGCGAAGGCgaaggtggaggagtgcttcCCCACCGTCGACAGTCTGGCCGCGTCTCCCGCCACCCCGCTACAAACTCCAGTTGCTGCGCTTCCAACTGCGCAGACCCGGGCCCGCGAGGACGGTCCACCTCCCGCGGGGGAGGCCCAGCCAGCGCCGGCAACCCAGACCGCCAAGCCCCGCTCACACATCCCAGTGCGGGCGGCTCCAACCCGCCCCCGTATCCCGCAGCCCAAGCGAATGGTGACTCCGAAGCGCCGGGGGCCGGCCCCCTCGCGAGCGACGGCCTCTGTGACCACCCCGGGGCCCTCCTCGGCGACCGGCCACTAA
- the LOC126994834 gene encoding uncharacterized protein LOC126994834 — translation MLSILAERGVRGRLLAWVGHYLEGRRAAVRFQGHTSAIETFENGTPQGGVLSPVLFNLLVEKLAALPTSGTARVLSYADDVALVVWGPNQVACARQLLRRLTQTCAALGLVVNRTKTKAMTFRHGHLPEPFDLEGTPVPWVHTYKYLGVTVDSSLSFGPHIARVRDEVRRRTNVMRALARTAGGSGDRVLRTFYIQGVRSCIDYGTPCLLTVGPAALRQLETAQNAALRVIVGAPMWTKCVCLRAEARVCSVAARVTQLSVGHLAALLRCMGAEQLRASVGQALLQDPLLFRKRTWATVAAATIRNSGLPHALVTAVDAPHPTYVARPPWEPPALTATIRPLAKKEDGCSSTQAELAAIGGALDHAVEGGRGPVLIHCDSVPAIRSLLQDPPRDNVSLLTSILARLAELRGAGRPVKVNWLPSHSGVAGNEAADGAAAEATLLPAVTRPVVVSLAQVKRDMAARSATGVVRELEEALAAGSPSAFWYSAATNTGARQLPPNLPRWEASNIRRLRLGYKSLVGALDDGEFAALVRAYEPPSPRAPLSPPSSPSASRRLGRRKPAEYDGKVTWEAYVAQFEMLAATQGWDEAEKALQLATALRGPSVEVLGHLPPAQRSSYGSMAEALRRRFRPSGLQAEVYRARLKKRTRERGETLSQLAQDVEALVRRSYPAAPEEMIVVLARDFFVDALHDQQLQIYVKQAHPGDL, via the exons ATGCTCTCCATTCTCGCTGAACGGGGCGTCCGTGGCCGCCTGCTGGCGTGGGTGGGCCATTACCTGGAGGGACGGAGAGCGGCCGTCCGATTTCAGGGCCATACGTCCGCGATAGAGACTTTTGAGAACGGCACGCCTCAGGGTGGCGTCCTGAGCCCCGTGCTGTTCAATCTGCTCGTCGAGAAGTTGGCGGCCCTTCCGACGAGCGGAACCGCAAGAGTCCTATCGTATGCGGAcgatgtggccctggtggtgtgggGCCCCAACCAGGTGGCCTGCGCCCGCCAGCTCCTCCGCCGGCTGACTCAGACGTGCGCCGCCCTAGGGCTGGTCGTCAACAGGACTAAGACAAAGGCCATGACCTTCCGCCACGGCCACCTTCCTGAGCCCTTCGACCTCGAGGGTACGCCCGTGCCGTGGGTGCACACTTACAAGTACCTCGGGGTCACTGTTGACTCCAGCCTGTCCTTTGGCCCGCACATCGCCCGTGTGCGGGACGAGGTACGGCGGCGCACTAATGTGATGAGGGCCCTTGCCAGAACAGCGGGTGGGTCTGGGGACAGGGTCCTGCGGACTTTCTACATCCAGGGCGTTCGGTCCTGTATTGATTACGGGACGCCGTGCCTGCTGACGGTGGGACCGGCGGCGCTTAGGCAGCTGGAGACAGCTCAGAACGCCGCCCTCCGCGTCATCGTTGGCGCCCCCATGTGGACGAAATGCGTGTGCCTCCGGGCGGAGGCACGCGTgtgcagcgtcgccgcgagaGTCACCCAACTCTCAGTGGGGCATCTGGCGGCGCTGCTCAGATGCAtgggggcggagcagctccgCGCCTCCGTCGGGCAGGCCCTCCTGCAGGACCCTCTCCTGTTCCGCAAGAGAACGTGGGCGACTGTGGCGGCGGCCACGATTCGCAATAGCGGACTCCCCCACGCCCTTGTGACGGCTGTggacgccccccaccccacctacgtTGCCCGCCCCCCGTGGGAGCCGCCTGCCTTAACAGCCACCATACGGCCGCTCGCCAAAAAGGaag ACGGTTGTTCCTCCACCCAGGCTGAGCTGGCAGCCATTGGCGGGGCGCTGGATCATGCAGTGGAAGGGGGTCGGGGCCCTGTCTTGATCCACTGCGATTCAGTCCCTGCCATCCGCTCTCTGCTACAGGACCCCCCGCGCGACAACGTgtctctcctcacctccatccttGCGAGGCTGGCAGAGTTGAGAGGAGCGGGGCGCCCAGTTAAAGTTAACTGGTTGCCCAGCCACTCGGGCGTGGCAGGCAACGAGGCGGCGGACGGCGCTGCTGCTGAGGCAACGCTCCTGCCTGCTGTCACGCGGCCTGTTGTGGTTAGCCTTGCACAAGTGAAGAGGGACATGGCCGCACGATCTGCTACTGGGGTCgtcagggagctggaggaggccctggcTGCGGGCTCGCCGTCCGCGTTTTGGTACTCGGCGGCCACTAACACCGGCGCCCGCCAGCTACCGCCAAATCTGCCGAGATGGGAGGCATCCAACATCCGCCGCCTCCGTCTCGGCTACAAAT CCTTGGTGGGGGCGCTGGACGACGGAGAGTTTGCTGCCCTAGTGCGGGCGTATGAGCCGCCCAG CCCACGTGCTCCGCTTTCTCCCCCATCCAGCCCCTCGGCTTCCCGCCGTTTGGGGAGGCGCAAGCCGGCGGAGTATGACGGGAAGGTGACCTGGGAGGCCTATGTTGCCCAGTTTGAGATGCTAGCTGCTACCCAGGGCTGGGACGAggctgagaaggcgctgcagttgGCAACAGCGCTTCGGGGCCCATCTGTGGAAGTGTTGGGGCACCTGCCGCCGGCCCAACGTTCCTCTTACGGGAGCATGGCGGAGGCCCTGCGGCGACGTTTCAGGCCTTCAGGCCTTCAGGCCGAGGTGTACCGAGCTCGCCTGAAGAAGCGGACTCGGGAGCGCGGCGAGACACTTTCGCAGCTGGCGCAGGACGTAGAAGCGCTCGTCAGAAGGTCGTATCCTGCTGCCCCGGAAGAGATGATCGTGGTGCTGGCCCGCGATTTCTTTGTTGACGCTCTGCACGACCAGCAGCTGCAGATTTACGTTAAGCAGGCGCACCCTGGGGACCTATAG